A genomic region of Zea mays cultivar B73 chromosome 6, Zm-B73-REFERENCE-NAM-5.0, whole genome shotgun sequence contains the following coding sequences:
- the LOC103628985 gene encoding uncharacterized protein, whose protein sequence is MIDDEANFGNILDASEEVQVTAKFRPKERPKPRKTALSSRSAAPNPTEETGDRKVGTFNQVNSSKELTCQERTSLMCPSTESVDIIAGSQGILDTPLEDALAVPQGSLPGASAAGRTSQYGEHNDDPSKLATHQENLVVSDINVPPNSSCGKAIDDIVEFEDMCDVQIEEERVTKFQPKAQTKLLKEIAKSRKTNQKVETSTVDVVTQNGKGNNIQTRLHGNQVQDPKSHESVQIPDSEELLATDNSKGCNLAKLNNVLEESVQEETIAKFRSDLQPKPRKASSHVAAIKINVAAVAPIVGVCDSNNDMYREPKDQETITGPVVWSPQAVHADVDLDNHNEPINPPIDGTQSMIGEVPSTAFTGREKGKSKSVSFALSDASGVATPIDTNSEMGNIGDSCSDKLTDENLSNSSRHIAEKHSITKDQYSNGQDHEREPLDHAVQQQPKSDVGERASSMKRRCRKKVQKVGTPNHTVDDYFGEDCVEPSLAEEDNNTGDDYTTGNNHKARKKSRGGVEESQQQKVQKNKSKVSSRGRKRTLKDETAEKPEKKLTHRIRQRITKEVKALLETPREQIKPMKLSASHLRLLQEARERVNPKGIPSGPSSNTRNFQLDDMDDLGYRDEEDRFFDNDTTEEHVQNATKLNYHSYMNKPARGRWSKSDTDLFYEGLRQIGSDFAMIQQLFPDKTRHQVRQKFKSEERKNPLLVHDAITHRSGDNLYFKKVIKQLNIEDVVLPDIKSTQKQDGASSERGPGNENVLDDLYGEENSSNWLNEEHDVQMADVEEEHGEQMDDVDLGNDGGDDDLGDVFDWY, encoded by the exons ATGATTGATGATGAGGCCAACTTTGGTAATATCCTTGATGCCTCAGAAGAAGTTCAGGTTACTGCAAAGTTCCGTCCCAAGGAACGACCCAAACCCCGAAAAACAGCTCTATCATCCAGATCTGCAGCGCCTAATCCTACTGAAGAAACTGGAGATAGGAAAGTAGGAACCTTCAATCAAGTCAATTCTTCTAAAGAGCTCACTTGCCAAGAAAGGACATCCTTGATGTGCCCTAGTACTGAGTCAGTTGATATTATCGCTGGTTCTCAAGGTATTCTCGATACACCATTGGAAGATGCATTGGCAGTTCCCCAGGGTTCTCTGCCTGGTGCTTCTGCTGCAGGTAGGACTTCTCAATATGGTGAACACAATGATGATCCTTCTAAGTTAGCTACACACCAAGAAAACTTGGTGGTTTCAGATATCAACGTCCCACCTAACAGTTCATGTGGCAAGGCTATTGATGATATAGTTGAATTTGAGGACATGTGTGATGTCCAAATTGAAGAGGAAAGAGTTACAAAGTTCCAACCAAAGGCGCAAACGAAGCTCCTTAAGGAAATAGCCAAATCTCGGAAGACTAACCAAAAGGTGGAAACTTCCACTGTAGATGTGGTTACACAAAATGGAAAGGGCAATAATATTCAGACAAGGCTCCATGGCAATCAGGTACAGGATCCTAAAAGTCATGAAAGTGTGCAGATCCCAGATTCTGAAGAATTATTAGCAACTGATAATAGTAAAGGTTGCAATTTAgctaaactcaacaatgtccttgAGGAGTCAGTCCAAGAGGAAACAATAGCTAAGTTTCGTTCTGATTTGCAACCAAAGCCCAGGAAGGCTTCATCCCATGTTGCTGCGATTAAAATTAATGTTGCTGCTGTTGCTCCAATAGTTGGAGTTTGTGACAGCAACAATGACATGTACAGAGAACCTAAAGATCAAGAAACCATCACCGGTCCAGTGGTTTGGTCACCACAG GCTGTGCATGCTGATGTTGATTTAGACAATCACAATGAACCAATTAATCCTCCTATCGATGGTACTCAATCAATGATTGGCGAAGTCCCAAGTACAGCTTTTACAG GAAGAGAAAAGGGAAAATCAAAATCTGTATCTTTTGCTCTATCGGATGCTTCTGGGGTAGCTACCCCTATAGATACCAATTCTGAGATGGGTAACATCGGCGATTCCTGTAGTGACAAATTGACTGATGAAAATTTAAGTAACTCATCTCGGCATATCGCTGAAAAG CATTCTATTACCAAGGACCAATATTCAAATGGTCAGGACCATGAGCGGGAGCCACTAGATCATGCTGTTCAACAGCAACCAAAATCGGATGTTGGAGAAAGAGCATCATCAATGAAACGACGCTGCAGGAAAAAGGTGCAAAAAGTTGGGACACCTAATCACACTGTTGATGATTATTTTGGTGAAGACTGTGTTGAACCTTCATTAGCTGAAGAAGATAACAATACTGGTGATGATTACACTACTGGTAATAACCATAAGGCTAGGAAAAAGTCAAGGGGTGGTGTAGAAGAGTCACAGCAGCAGAAAGTTCAAAAAAATAAAAGCAAGGTGTCTTCACGGGGCCGCAAAAGAACCTTGAAGGATGAAACGGCAGAGAAGCCTGAGAAGAAGCTAACCCACAGGATACGTCAGAGGATAACAAAAG AGGTTAAGGCTTTACTGGAAACACCTCGTGAGCAGATAAAACCCATGAAGCTAAGCGCATCACATCTCAGGTTGTTACAAGAAGCTAGAGAGCGTGTTAAT CCAAAAGGGATTCCATCCGGGCCATCTTCTAATACAAG AAACTTTCAACTAGATGATATGGATGATTTGGGCTACAGAGATGAGGAAGATAGGTTCTTTGACAACGATACAACAGAGGAGCATGTACAAAATGCAACAAAATTGAACTACCATTCCTACATGAACAAACCAGCCCGGGGAAGATGGTCAAAATCAGATACCGACTTGTTTTACGAG GGTCTTCGACAAATTGGTAGTGATTTTGCAATGATACAACAATTATTCCCTGATAAGACTCGCCATCAGGTGCGGCAGAAATTTAAATCTGAGGAGAGAAAAAATCCATTGCTAGTCCATGATGCTATAACTCATCGCTCAGGAG ATAATTTGTATTTCAAAAAGGTAATTAAGCAGCTCAACATTGAAGATGTTGTGCTGCCAGATATTAAAAGTACACAAAAACAAGATGGTGCATCAAGTGAAAGAGGCCCTGGAAATGAG AATGTACTGGATGATTTATACGGGGAGGAAAATAGTTCAAATTGGTTGAACGAAGAGCATGACGTACAGATggctgatgtggaagaagagcatGGCGAACAGATGGATGATGTGGATCTCGGAAATGATGGTGGTGATGATGATCTTGGGGATGTTTTTGATTGGTACTAG
- the LOC103628987 gene encoding expansin-A19, giving the protein MGKRFLHQLLAVALALFVSPARSDDWLPATATFYGGADGSDTMGGACGYGDLYEQGYGVNNAALSTALFNDGASCGQCYVIRCDSSKTGWCKPGNSNFVVVSATNFCPPNWELPNGGWCGPPRPHFDMSQPAWENIGIYSAGIIPVLYQRVKCWRSGGVRFTIAGFDHFYMVLVTNVAGSGSIQSMAVKGANTDWIPMYRNWGANWHCLAGGLVSQGLSFALVSTGGQNIVFQDVVPAWWQFGQTFTTYQNFDY; this is encoded by the exons ATGGGGAAACGCTTCCTCCACCAGCTGCTAGCCGTCGCCCTGGCACTCTTCGTCTCGCCGGCGAGATCGGACGACTGGCTTCCGGCCACCGCCACGTTCTACGGCGGCGCTGACGGCTCCGACACGATGG GTGGCGCGTGCGGGTATGGCGACCTGTACGAGCAGGGTTACGGCGTTAACAATGCGGCGCTGAGCACGGCGCTCTTCAACGACGGCGCTTCGTGCGGGCAGTGCTACGTCATCAGGTGCGACAGCAGCAAGACCGGGTGGTGCAAGCCCGGCAACAGCAACTTCGTCGTCGTCTCCGCCACCAACTTCTGCCCGCCCAACTGGGAGCTCCCCAACGGCGGGTGGTGCGGCCCGCCCCGCCCCCACTTCGACATGTCCCAGCCCGCCTGGGAGAACATCGGCATCTACAGCGCTGGCATCATCCCCGTACTCTACCAGCGCGTCAAGTGCTGGCGGAGCGGCGGCGTGCGCTTCACCATCGCCGGCTTCGACCACTTCTACATGGTGCTTGTCACCAACGTCGCCGGCAGCGGCTCCATCCAGAGTATGGCCGTGAAGGGCGCCAACACGGACTGGATCCCCATGTACAGGAACTGGGGCGCCAACTGGCACTGCCTCGCCGGTGGGCTCGTTAGCCAGGGCCTCAGCTTCGCGCTCGTCTCCACCGGTGGGCAGAACATCGTCTTCCAGGACGTTGTACCGGCGTGGTGGCAGTTCGGCCAAACTTTCACCACCTACCAGAACTTCGACTACTAA